The following are encoded in a window of Allosphingosinicella indica genomic DNA:
- a CDS encoding acetyl-CoA acetyltransferase — protein sequence MVYVLGGWQSDFARNWAREGTDLAGAFAETVNEGLAAAKLDAADIETGHVGNFVSDLFAGQALLGGFFGLVHPDFDGLPTARHEAACASGSVAILSAMAEIEAGRYDLAAVIGIEQMRNVPGQQAADHLGAACWRGHEFADADYIWPRAFSELADEYDRRHGLKYAHLMRIAETNFGNARRNPNAQTRGWQFGPDSFSEDDAANPVVEGRTRKMDCGQITDGAAIIFLASRRAAADYAAKRGVAIDSLPRISGWGHRSAPIAYRDKVRASEGQDYVFPQVRRAIEDARKRAGVSAVDQIDAVETHDCFTTTEYMAIDHLGITAPGESWKAIEDGSIAMGGRIPINPSGGLIGLGHPVGATGVRMVLDGAKQVTGTAGDYQVEGARRMQTLNIGGSTTTTVSFVVEREAA from the coding sequence ATGGTCTATGTTCTGGGCGGCTGGCAGAGCGATTTCGCGCGCAACTGGGCGCGCGAGGGCACCGACCTTGCCGGCGCCTTCGCCGAGACGGTGAACGAGGGACTCGCCGCGGCGAAGCTCGACGCCGCCGATATCGAGACCGGCCATGTCGGCAATTTCGTATCCGACCTGTTCGCGGGGCAAGCGCTGCTCGGCGGTTTCTTCGGGCTGGTGCATCCCGATTTCGACGGACTGCCGACCGCGCGGCACGAAGCGGCCTGCGCCTCGGGCAGCGTCGCCATCCTCTCCGCGATGGCCGAGATCGAGGCCGGGCGCTACGACCTCGCCGCGGTGATCGGCATCGAGCAGATGCGCAACGTGCCGGGGCAGCAGGCGGCCGACCATCTGGGCGCGGCCTGCTGGCGGGGCCACGAATTCGCCGATGCGGACTATATTTGGCCGCGCGCCTTTTCGGAGCTCGCCGACGAATATGACCGGCGCCACGGCCTCAAATACGCGCATCTGATGCGGATCGCCGAGACCAATTTCGGCAATGCGCGGCGCAACCCCAACGCGCAGACGCGCGGCTGGCAGTTCGGCCCCGACAGCTTCAGCGAGGACGATGCCGCCAATCCGGTGGTGGAAGGCCGCACCCGCAAGATGGATTGCGGCCAGATCACCGACGGCGCGGCAATAATCTTCCTCGCCTCGCGCCGCGCGGCGGCGGATTATGCGGCGAAGCGCGGGGTCGCGATCGACAGCCTGCCGCGGATCAGCGGCTGGGGGCACCGCTCCGCGCCGATCGCCTATCGCGACAAGGTCCGCGCGAGCGAGGGGCAGGACTATGTCTTCCCGCAGGTCCGCCGCGCGATCGAGGATGCGCGGAAGCGCGCGGGGGTGAGCGCGGTCGACCAGATCGACGCGGTGGAGACCCACGACTGCTTCACGACCACCGAATATATGGCGATCGACCATCTCGGCATCACCGCGCCGGGCGAATCCTGGAAGGCGATCGAGGACGGCAGCATCGCGATGGGCGGGCGGATCCCGATCAACCCCTCGGGCGGGCTAATCGGGCTCGGCCATCCGGTCGGCGCGACGGGGGTGCGCATGGTGCTCGACGGCGCGAAGCAGGTGACGGGGACGGCGGGCGATTATCAGGTGGAGGGCGCGCGGCGGATGCAGACGCTCAATATCGGCGGATCGACCACCACCACCGTCAGCTTCGTGGTGGAGCGCGAGGCTGCGTAG
- a CDS encoding sensor histidine kinase: protein MDATPAPDLEPAESTVRLALRHWRTVAAIWLVAALAWTPAVYLTTGGETAPVHILTTFGGMLLHFAPWALATPLFLALGRLLPLGLGRTAPHVALLLLLAVVVTPLLTAVGVAASRVVMIGLGAWQSDGLFAGFGRAATITSLFSLPTYVAMVAIGQITAYFARYRERERLLSLARAQALRAQIAPHFLFNALNAISELGYSDAAKADAAIVQLASLLRDTLDRPDWTSVREEVAMIADHVALHRMLLDDRLAFSVTVDPDAWEARLPAMLLQPLVENALVHGISRLPEGGAVTLRAARDGADLRIVIANDAPADVPTGSGGIGLANVRQRLAASFAGAAALAFDRAATSATATLRLPFEPAR, encoded by the coding sequence ATGGACGCAACGCCAGCCCCGGATCTTGAACCTGCCGAATCGACCGTGCGCCTCGCGCTCCGCCACTGGCGGACGGTGGCGGCCATCTGGCTGGTCGCCGCGCTCGCCTGGACGCCGGCGGTCTATCTCACCACCGGCGGCGAGACCGCCCCGGTCCACATCCTCACCACCTTCGGCGGGATGCTGCTCCATTTCGCGCCCTGGGCGCTGGCGACGCCGCTGTTCCTCGCGCTCGGCCGGCTCCTGCCGCTCGGCCTCGGGCGCACGGCGCCGCATGTTGCGCTGCTCCTCCTCCTCGCAGTCGTCGTCACGCCGCTGCTCACCGCGGTCGGCGTCGCCGCGTCGCGGGTCGTGATGATCGGCCTCGGCGCGTGGCAGTCGGACGGGCTGTTCGCCGGCTTCGGCCGCGCCGCGACGATCACCAGCCTGTTCTCGCTCCCCACCTATGTCGCGATGGTCGCGATCGGCCAGATCACCGCTTATTTCGCCCGCTACCGCGAGCGCGAGCGGCTGCTCTCGCTCGCCCGCGCGCAGGCCTTGCGCGCCCAGATCGCCCCGCATTTCCTGTTCAATGCGCTGAATGCGATCAGCGAGCTCGGCTACAGCGACGCGGCCAAGGCGGACGCCGCGATCGTCCAGCTCGCCTCCTTGCTCCGCGACACGCTCGACCGGCCCGACTGGACGAGCGTGCGCGAGGAGGTGGCGATGATCGCCGACCATGTCGCGCTCCACCGCATGCTGCTCGACGACCGCCTCGCTTTCTCGGTCACGGTCGATCCCGATGCGTGGGAGGCGCGGCTTCCCGCGATGCTGCTCCAGCCGCTGGTCGAGAATGCGCTGGTCCACGGCATCTCGCGCCTGCCGGAGGGTGGCGCGGTCACCCTCCGCGCCGCGCGCGACGGCGCCGATCTCCGCATCGTCATCGCCAACGACGCCCCCGCCGACGTTCCAACCGGCAGCGGCGGCATCGGCCTCGCCAATGTCCGCCAGCGCCTCGCCGCGAGCTTCGCGGGCGCCGCCGCGCTCGCCTTCGACCGGGCCGCAACTTCGGCCACCGCGACGCTCCGCCTGCCATTCGAGCCCGCGCGATGA
- a CDS encoding nuclear transport factor 2 family protein — MARRFEQFKAVIDAWERKDGAFVLDAMTDDVVWHYAAAIAPPARGKAEAAALIERFAADMHAVEWTIVAHAETADRLFVEGTDAYDTSEGQRVAYPYAGVIDFRGEQICGWRDYVDARTIERLRAGKPRPDHIEDLIAREAA, encoded by the coding sequence ATGGCGCGCCGCTTCGAGCAGTTCAAAGCCGTGATCGACGCATGGGAGCGCAAGGATGGCGCCTTCGTGCTCGACGCGATGACCGACGATGTGGTCTGGCATTACGCCGCCGCGATCGCGCCGCCCGCGCGCGGCAAGGCGGAAGCGGCCGCGCTGATCGAGCGGTTCGCCGCCGACATGCACGCGGTCGAGTGGACGATCGTCGCGCATGCCGAGACGGCGGACCGGCTCTTCGTCGAAGGCACCGACGCCTATGACACCAGTGAGGGGCAGCGCGTCGCTTATCCCTATGCGGGGGTGATCGACTTCCGCGGCGAGCAGATCTGCGGCTGGCGCGACTATGTCGACGCGCGCACCATCGAGCGGCTGCGCGCCGGCAAGCCGCGTCCGGACCATATCGAAGACCTGATCGCACGGGAGGCGGCATGA
- a CDS encoding amidohydrolase family protein: MRAFAASLALCLTVPAVAHSDTPPAAAPKAAQPTIAFKGGRWFDGAAFRPARWYAVDGRLTARRPSRIDVTVDLGARYVLPPLVEAHNHNAQNAFMAPGTNRSHLAQGIFYSVQMCAKREAHQPFSGFFNRPTTLDVAYSEACFSSSDGHPLGIALASMKQAGMEPSVAEMRKGYDPIDSLADLDREWPRIAANKPDFVKLILINSERRAADARDPAMFGWLGLDPALVQPIVDRAHAAGIRVIAHGDSAADIAIAVRAGADMIAHLPGYRIAANMKVEDYRIADDVIAEAARRGTVFVTTAGIAKHDIAKRPHHAAPIRAMQIENLTRLRAANVLIVIGSDDVMGNVIGEILYLDTLGVMPRAELLRRATQDSARLMFPNRRIGAFEEGAEASLVAYESDPLAGLAVLKTPALRIKQGALLAD, encoded by the coding sequence ATGCGCGCCTTCGCCGCCTCGCTCGCCCTTTGCCTCACGGTTCCGGCAGTCGCCCACTCCGACACGCCCCCGGCCGCCGCGCCCAAGGCCGCCCAGCCCACCATCGCCTTCAAGGGCGGCCGCTGGTTCGACGGCGCCGCCTTCCGTCCCGCGCGCTGGTATGCGGTCGATGGCCGGCTCACGGCACGGCGCCCCAGCCGTATCGACGTTACCGTCGATCTCGGCGCCCGCTACGTCCTCCCGCCGTTGGTCGAGGCGCACAATCACAATGCCCAGAATGCCTTCATGGCACCCGGCACCAACCGCTCGCATCTCGCGCAGGGCATCTTCTATTCGGTGCAGATGTGCGCCAAGCGCGAGGCGCACCAGCCCTTCTCCGGCTTCTTCAATCGGCCGACCACGCTCGACGTCGCCTATAGCGAGGCGTGCTTCTCCTCGTCGGACGGCCACCCGCTCGGCATCGCGCTCGCCTCGATGAAACAGGCGGGCATGGAGCCTTCGGTCGCGGAGATGCGCAAGGGCTACGATCCGATCGACAGTCTCGCCGATCTCGATCGCGAATGGCCGCGCATCGCCGCGAACAAGCCCGATTTCGTCAAGCTCATCCTCATCAATTCGGAACGGCGCGCCGCCGACGCCAGGGATCCCGCGATGTTCGGCTGGCTCGGGCTCGATCCCGCGCTCGTCCAGCCGATCGTCGATCGCGCCCACGCCGCCGGCATCCGCGTCATCGCCCATGGCGACAGCGCGGCGGACATCGCCATCGCGGTCCGCGCCGGCGCCGACATGATCGCGCACCTCCCCGGCTACCGCATCGCCGCCAACATGAAGGTCGAGGATTATCGCATCGCCGACGATGTGATCGCGGAGGCCGCGCGGCGCGGCACCGTCTTCGTCACCACTGCCGGCATCGCGAAGCACGACATCGCCAAGCGACCGCACCACGCGGCGCCGATCCGCGCGATGCAGATCGAGAATCTCACCCGCCTCCGCGCCGCGAACGTGCTGATCGTCATCGGCAGCGACGATGTGATGGGCAATGTCATCGGCGAGATCCTCTATCTCGACACCCTCGGCGTCATGCCCCGCGCCGAGTTGCTCCGCCGCGCGACGCAGGACAGCGCGCGGCTGATGTTCCCCAACCGCCGCATCGGCGCGTTTGA
- a CDS encoding LytR/AlgR family response regulator transcription factor: MIRAAIVEDVPLARDRLRRMLAAHRDIRIVGAAPSLAAARDMLRSAEPDLVFLDVQLPDGEGPELLYPMPPAARPLIIFLTARADYALPAFDLEAVDYLLKPAGETELARALDRVRARIRPDAPEPDPAETHIAVRDGRRTDLVPLAEIDYVDVAGHYLCLHAGRDVHLIREPIAALADRLAPAGFLRCHRSALVRTGAIVALVDRRNGDADLTLASGAVVPLSRTYRPALEAALAAAKR, from the coding sequence ATGATCCGCGCCGCGATCGTCGAGGACGTGCCGCTGGCGCGCGATCGGCTGCGGCGGATGCTCGCCGCGCATCGGGACATCCGCATCGTCGGCGCCGCGCCCAGCCTCGCCGCCGCGCGCGACATGTTGCGCTCCGCCGAGCCCGATCTCGTCTTCCTCGACGTGCAACTGCCGGACGGGGAGGGGCCGGAGCTGCTCTACCCGATGCCGCCCGCGGCGCGCCCGCTCATCATCTTCCTCACCGCGCGCGCCGATTACGCGCTCCCCGCCTTCGATCTCGAGGCGGTCGATTATCTGCTCAAGCCCGCGGGCGAGACGGAGCTGGCCCGCGCGCTCGATCGGGTCCGCGCGCGCATCCGGCCGGACGCGCCGGAGCCCGATCCGGCCGAAACCCACATCGCCGTCCGGGACGGGCGCCGCACCGATCTCGTTCCGCTCGCCGAGATCGATTATGTCGATGTCGCCGGCCATTATCTCTGCCTGCACGCCGGGCGCGACGTGCATCTGATCCGCGAGCCGATCGCCGCGCTCGCCGATCGGCTGGCGCCTGCCGGGTTCCTCCGCTGTCACCGCTCGGCGCTGGTCCGCACCGGCGCGATCGTCGCGCTGGTCGATCGCCGCAATGGCGATGCCGATCTGACGCTGGCGAGCGGCGCCGTCGTGCCGCTGAGCCGCACCTACCGCCCCGCGCTCGAAGCTGCGCTCGCCGCCGCGAAGCGGTGA